In one Streptomyces venezuelae genomic region, the following are encoded:
- a CDS encoding exonuclease SbcCD subunit D: MRLLHTSDWHLGRSFHRVNMLDAQAAFIGHLLATVRERDVDAVVVAGDVYDRAVPPLAAVELFDDALHRLADLGVPTIMISGNHDSARRLGVGAGLIDRAGIHLRTDPAACAEPVILTDPHGDVAFYGLPYLEPALVKDAFGVEKAGHEAVIGAAMDRVRADLAGRAPGTRSVVLAHAFVSGGQVSDSERDITVGGVAAVPAGVFEGVDYAALGHLHGSQTLGERVRYSGSPLPYSFSEADHRKSMWLVDLGADGHIEAERVDCPVPRALARIRGTLDELLDAPDLARHEDAWVEATLTDAVRPDDPMARLCERFPHTLSLVFAPDRAPDDPDVSYAQRLRDRSDQQIAEDFVTHVRGAGPDEQEQEVLRSAFDAVRTDATLREVAR, translated from the coding sequence ACACGTCCGACTGGCACCTGGGCCGCTCGTTCCACCGCGTGAACATGCTCGACGCCCAGGCCGCGTTCATCGGCCACCTGCTGGCGACCGTGCGCGAGCGCGACGTGGACGCCGTCGTGGTGGCCGGGGACGTGTACGACAGAGCGGTGCCCCCGCTCGCGGCGGTCGAGCTCTTCGACGACGCCCTGCACCGGCTCGCCGACCTCGGTGTACCGACGATCATGATCTCCGGGAACCACGACTCGGCGCGCCGCCTCGGCGTCGGCGCGGGCCTCATCGACCGCGCGGGCATCCACCTGCGCACCGACCCGGCCGCGTGCGCGGAGCCCGTGATCCTCACCGATCCGCACGGGGACGTGGCGTTCTACGGCCTGCCCTACCTCGAACCGGCCCTGGTGAAGGACGCGTTCGGGGTGGAGAAGGCCGGACACGAGGCGGTCATCGGCGCCGCCATGGACCGCGTGCGGGCCGACCTCGCAGGCCGCGCCCCCGGCACCCGCTCCGTCGTCCTCGCCCACGCCTTCGTCAGCGGCGGCCAGGTCAGCGACAGCGAGCGGGACATCACCGTCGGCGGCGTGGCGGCCGTGCCCGCCGGAGTCTTCGAGGGCGTGGACTACGCGGCCCTTGGACACCTGCACGGCAGCCAGACCCTGGGCGAGCGCGTGCGCTACTCAGGGTCACCCCTGCCGTACTCGTTCTCCGAGGCCGACCACCGCAAGAGCATGTGGCTCGTCGACCTGGGGGCCGACGGGCACATCGAGGCCGAGCGCGTGGACTGCCCGGTGCCGCGCGCGCTCGCCCGCATCCGCGGCACCCTCGACGAGCTGCTCGACGCCCCGGACCTCGCCCGCCACGAGGACGCGTGGGTCGAGGCCACCCTGACCGACGCGGTGCGCCCCGACGACCCGATGGCCAGGCTCTGCGAGCGCTTCCCGCACACGCTCAGCCTCGTCTTCGCCCCCGACCGTGCCCCGGACGACCCGGACGTCTCGTACGCCCAGCGGCTCAGGGACCGCAGCGACCAGCAGATCGCCGAGGACTTCGTGACCCACGTGCGCGGTGCCGGACCGGACGAGCAGGAACAGGAAGTGCTGCGTTCCGCGTTCGACGCGGTCCGCACCGACGCCACGCTGCGCGAGGTCGCCCGATGA